The DNA window cCGTAATATTgcgaaaatatcgatttttaagatATATCAAAAAATGTAAGGTGTTGTACCGATATATACCGAAATTATTGATACGGTAAAGTtatagaatttttaaattttttgtatatcgagatataccgaatagaatttataaattaaaatatatatataatacttataaggaaataattaaatagatttgatattaatttcattataaaaatataatttttgaataatatcaaaatataattagactGAATATATGCCATCTTTACTTTATTgatgagattaaaaaaatttaatcaaacttTCATTCTCTTCACGGTAGAAATGAGGTAAACTTTGGTATTCAATCCTTTCAAATTTTGTCAAAAGATATTTCTTCAATCACATCATCAAAACGATAGTGAGTCTACTTTCAGCTTTATTGAAAGGATATTGGATACTTTTTTTAAGAATAGATTGACTCTTAAAATGGTGGAAACATTGGTTTGCACAAATGCAGAGACAGATCCAGAAACATGGTAAATATAAGAGCACTTGactaattttcattaaaaagaagAGAGTTTAGCTTGTTGAAAGAATGCTCCAGAAGGTCCATCATCAGGCAACAAAGCCACTCTAACTAGGTTTTCGGCTCCTTCTTTCACAGAAAGTATGCCGGTATTGTCGGTCATGTCTGTCTTAACATAACCTGGGCAAGCACAATTCACGAGAATACCCGGAAACTTCTTGGCTACAACTCTAGTGTAAGCATTCAAAGCAGTTTTTGATACTATATAAGAAGTTAGAATCTTTGGCCAACCTTTGGTTTCCAAATTAGTTCCATCTTTACAATCCTTGAGAAACTCTTTCACCACCTCATCTATTCTTTCCTCAGTGAGGTTGTCAACGTCATTTAACACTCCTTTAGCCCATTCATTCGGCAACTTCTGGAAAAAAAAGACCAATGTGTTTAAGTAAAAACTACTTATGTCAATGGGGCGAATCAGATCGAAAACTTGTCCTTGATAACTTCCGGTTAAACAAGGCAAAGGGAGCCCGAAATATGGTTAATTCACTTGAGCTTCGAACGAAAGGCAGGCAAATTTTACCTGTAAACTTCCAGCACCAGAAGAAACATTCAAAATTCTTGGAGAATCAGAAAGTTGGAGTAGAGGAACAAATGCTTCAATCATCTTTTTTGTGCCAAAATAATTTACTTGTAGACATTCTTCTGCAATCTCGTACTGAGAATCTATTAATTCACCATGTTTGCCATCTGTCCATCCAGGCTGCCAAATAAgttgtaattaaaattaaaacatgtttataacgttaatacatttttttaaaaataagatccAAGTTACCGTGAGAAATACATGCATGTACaataagaaaaacacaaaaaaaaattacaaaagtaagttacaatattttgtaataacttaatctataAAAGTTTACATATGATTGATTAGACAATAAGGTTATATTGAATGAAtagtacaactttttaattaatcacacaaatttaatatatttactcAATACTAACAAATAACATCTagaaaatttaaagttaaacaAAATGGGAAACATAGTAGTATGAACAAACCGGAGGAAACACAAAGGAGAGTGACTAATTAATTGAAGTTGGTCGGTGTGACCGCTCCTCCACCTGCGACGGGATTGTCCTCTGTACCGGgtaataatgtaatatttttatttttaaaattattttttaattattactcgTCCCTGTGAGAAGACACAGGGCAATTCTCCATATATCGCCAGCCAAAGCCAGACGGAACAACGCATTTTTAACATAGGAAATAAACATTTTGCGATGGTACTTATTCACATCAAAAAATTTGTGTGGAATGAATAATATGTGTGCTAGAAACACATGATCAACCTAGACTTCAAAAGTGAAAAGAAGATGAGAATTGTATGCATATAGAAACATGGAGACACAAAGTTGGTTACCACTAATGAGGGGTCACAGTGTCgtgaaaaataagttaaaaaattatgacattatattcattataaattaacaaaaaaaaaataacaattatgatcaacTATCATTAGAAAAAGATTACTAGAgtttattataacaaaaaaaaaaactcacatcAACAAAAGCCCATAGATCATCACAGACAAGAAGTTGAGAAAACTGATCAacataaagtatatatatatattgatgatatgatcaaaattatatttagaattatcCTCTTTTTTGGATCTTTCACTTtaccttttgttttcatttgtttttatacTTTCTTTTGCCACCTTTTATTTAGTGTCCATTTATAAAAAAGAGTATGATATTAGAATTAGACATTACCTTACCAACAATGCCTTCCATGTATTTCCAATCAATATTGGATCCTAGAAGAGCAGCATTATTGATCTGTGGATCACAACAAAAATCATAGTCATATACAAACAAGATTACAAATTtgtattcttttaaataatgaactactttaaaggtaataaatgtgaagcaaatatataaattagagatCAATAGGATTAATGGAATTGCAAGAAATTAACCCTAACAGATTACAAAAACTTTCAAACTATCAAAAGAGACATGATTATACTAAAAACATTTGAATATATCATGATTtatcaaaagaaaaagagagaagggttaaagaaaatatattatttagactTTAGTTTCTTCATTAAGTCCACTATATCTCACTTACTAAGATATCAAGCTTTCCAAACTTGGCCTCAACAAAATCAACAAGAGGGGAAATTGTAGAGGGGTCGGCCACATCAAGGCGATGGAAGATGATATTAGTGACATCATCACTGGTCGactctttgagcttctcaagAGCTTCAAGTCCTCTTTTCTCGTTTCTTGCGGTTAGAACAACTGTGATGCCAGTTGCAGCCAATTGTTTGCATACCTCAAACCCTAATCCTTTATTTCCTCCTGTCACAATAGCATACCTTGTTTTGGCATCCATAATTCTCTTTATATTCTCACttgttcataaaaaaaaatagatagcAGCAGCCTTATATTGAGTATTAAAAGAGAATATTGAGATTGATGAGGTAATTGTTACATATctgattatgtatatataacaaaaaGTTAAAAATGAACACACATATACATAAACAAGAGAAtggaagagaagagaagaagaaattgtGTACAAAAGAAGTGGATATAATGACTTCCTTATCTATACATTCAGTGTTGTATATCaagtttgaaaattattatattctcCCACATTTTGAAAACTGACCACTTGAAaccatttcttttttattttattttattttatagatggataataatcaaaaagaaaatTTGTGAGAATTTATTTGATAGAGGAGACTCCACACTAACATTACTCATTTTATAGATGGATAATaatcaaaaaagaaaatttgtgaGAATTTATTTGATAGAGGAGACTCCACACTAACATTACTCATTATCATCTAGAATCCGccacattaaaaataaattctttaaatataaaaactaataaaaaggaaagatcatttttatcattaatttgttGGATATATTTACAGATAATTcgttttcttaaataatttataaattgagacataacaaaatttaaataataagaaaaaaacttGTTTCTATCTCTAATTCATCGATCAAAGATATATTTGACATTCGGTATAGTGGTTTTGTTAATCGTATCAGATATAGAAAAAGATTAAACAGTGAGGAAAACATGTCCAATGATAGACTTTTgttaatggttaaaaataaaggGTTAAACATGTTTTGTCGTGATTCTATGTGGTGGCgtgatctgaataactttaaTGTGGGACATTGTTAGACTTTGTTCAATAAGGTTAGCACAATTGATCTTTGTTGGGAATATTTATGGGAGTCTAAGATACCTACTAAGATCTCCTTTTTGGGTTGGAGTGTTATTCACGGCGGAATTCTCATTGACGATAGATGTATAAAAAAAGACATGATTATTGTGAGTCATTGTTGTATGTGTTATAAAGAGGTTGAGACAATATCCcatctacttttacattgtcacgttGTTGCAAGTATATGGAGTCTTTTATGGAATTTGACTGGAATACAATGagttatgataattaaaaatagttaattaagtagtagtattaattaactatttaaatatgctAATTAACTTAAGcggccaacaattacaagttttgaatatttaaattaaataatcaaaaacggagaaattgttagaaaacgacaaattcaagggtattctcgaaagcgtatggtctacaaatgtcaggggat is part of the Impatiens glandulifera chromosome 1, dImpGla2.1, whole genome shotgun sequence genome and encodes:
- the LOC124918907 gene encoding (+)-neomenthol dehydrogenase-like gives rise to the protein MDAKTRYAIVTGGNKGLGFEVCKQLAATGITVVLTARNEKRGLEALEKLKESTSDDVTNIIFHRLDVADPSTISPLVDFVEAKFGKLDILINNAALLGSNIDWKYMEGIVGKPGWTDGKHGELIDSQYEIAEECLQVNYFGTKKMIEAFVPLLQLSDSPRILNVSSGAGSLQKLPNEWAKGVLNDVDNLTEERIDEVVKEFLKDCKDGTNLETKGWPKILTSYIVSKTALNAYTRVVAKKFPGILVNCACPGYVKTDMTDNTGILSVKEGAENLVRVALLPDDGPSGAFFQQAKLSSF